From Deinococcus aquaticus, one genomic window encodes:
- a CDS encoding DNA-directed RNA polymerase subunit beta: protein MSLTGKVPRIERFGDIAEVIPLPNLTEIQVNSFRAFLQADKAPEQRENVGLQSAFKEVFPIDETEKGRSTGLVLDYLEYRLGEPPYTPEECREKDVTYQAPMYAKLQLIHKDSGLIKEDQVFLGDLPLMTKDGSFVINGADRVIISQIHRSPGVYFTSSYKGIKKMYTGAIIPMPKRGPWIELEFAGGILEMKVNKRKFPVAMLLRVLGYDDASLKSLFTEFEPDMELPEDKSAGMGADEALLRLFTVLRPGDPPKRDKAIQYLYGLLADPRRYDLGEPGRFKMNTKLGVQREERTLLNFEDGKFTDAGLVDTIRYLMALQYGKETVGMADADGVMNDIPVGEDDIDHLGNRRVRTVGELLADQLRVGMGRMARGVRERMLLGNPDAATPTKLVNNRPIVAAMREFFGRSQLSQFKDQTNPLSDLRHKRRISALGPGGLTRERAGFDVRDVHRTHYGRICPIETPEGANIGLISSLASYAKVNNLGFIEAPYRRVENGLVTSDVVYMTADIEDRYTVAQANSPLNDDGTFSDERVLARRKGDPLWYTPEEVDFMDVSPKQIVSINTSLIPFLEHDDANRALMGSNMQSQAVPLVRADSPAVGTGVESRVVTDSGTSVVSDVTGKVTYVDARVIQITLTEDAPTAGLSTGNVRTFETVRFTRSNQGTNLDQHPIVDIGDMVKAGQVIADGPASDLGRLALGQNITIAIMPFDGFNFEDAICISEGLVRKDFYTSVHIEKDEIEARDTKLGPEKITRDIPGLSEAALRDLDEDGIVRVGAEVKPGDILVGKTSFKGESEPTPEERLLRSIFGEKAREVKDTSLRVQSGQGGIVVKTVRFRRGDEGVDLKPGVREMVRVYVAQKRQLQVGDKVANRHGNKGVVSKIMAPEDMPYLEDGTPVDLVFNPLGVPSRMNLGQILETHLGEVARLTGQKFETPVFDSVTEAAIKEMLEVAAAERLQARKDDGFELDKREQEVLDRAGKVGVVDAPGGDYERAQMQLARTGKSVLYDGRSGEPISGPVVVGTMYVMKLYHMVEDKLHARSTGPYSLITQQPLGGKAQFGGQRFGEMEVWALEAYGAAHVLQEMLTIKSDDIDGRDAAYQSIVKGEEVSGSTIPESFKVLVKELHSLGLDVEVLDTHDKNVDIFEGMMPKR, encoded by the coding sequence ATGAGTTTGACCGGTAAAGTACCCCGCATCGAGCGTTTCGGTGACATTGCGGAAGTGATTCCCCTTCCCAACCTGACAGAAATCCAGGTGAACTCGTTCCGCGCGTTCCTCCAGGCCGACAAGGCCCCGGAGCAGCGTGAGAACGTGGGCCTGCAGAGCGCCTTTAAAGAAGTCTTCCCGATCGACGAGACCGAGAAGGGCCGCAGCACGGGCCTGGTCCTCGATTACCTCGAGTACCGCCTGGGCGAGCCGCCCTACACGCCCGAGGAATGCCGCGAGAAGGACGTCACCTACCAGGCGCCCATGTACGCCAAACTGCAACTGATCCACAAGGACAGCGGCCTGATCAAGGAAGACCAGGTGTTCCTGGGCGACCTGCCCCTGATGACCAAGGACGGCAGTTTCGTCATTAACGGCGCGGACCGCGTGATCATCTCGCAGATCCACCGTAGCCCCGGCGTGTACTTCACGAGCTCCTACAAGGGCATCAAGAAGATGTACACCGGCGCGATCATTCCCATGCCCAAACGCGGCCCCTGGATCGAGCTGGAGTTCGCGGGCGGCATCCTGGAAATGAAGGTCAACAAGCGCAAGTTCCCCGTGGCGATGCTGCTGCGCGTCCTCGGCTATGACGACGCCAGCCTCAAGTCGCTGTTCACGGAGTTCGAGCCGGACATGGAACTGCCCGAGGACAAGAGCGCGGGCATGGGAGCCGACGAGGCCCTGCTGCGCCTGTTCACGGTCCTGCGCCCCGGCGATCCGCCCAAGCGTGACAAGGCCATCCAGTACCTGTACGGTCTGCTGGCCGACCCGCGCCGTTACGACCTGGGCGAGCCCGGCCGTTTCAAGATGAACACCAAGCTGGGCGTGCAGCGTGAAGAACGCACCCTGCTGAACTTCGAGGACGGCAAGTTCACGGACGCCGGTCTGGTCGACACCATCCGCTACCTGATGGCCCTGCAGTACGGCAAGGAAACCGTGGGCATGGCCGACGCGGACGGCGTGATGAACGACATCCCGGTCGGCGAGGACGACATCGATCACCTCGGGAACCGCCGCGTGCGCACCGTGGGCGAACTGCTGGCCGACCAGCTGCGCGTCGGCATGGGCCGCATGGCGCGTGGCGTGCGCGAGCGCATGCTGCTGGGCAACCCGGACGCCGCCACCCCCACCAAACTCGTGAACAACCGCCCCATTGTGGCGGCCATGCGCGAATTCTTCGGGCGCAGCCAGCTGAGCCAGTTCAAGGACCAGACCAACCCCCTGTCGGATCTGCGCCACAAGCGCCGTATCTCCGCACTGGGGCCGGGCGGCCTGACCCGTGAACGCGCCGGCTTTGACGTGCGTGACGTTCACCGTACCCACTACGGCCGCATCTGCCCGATCGAAACGCCGGAAGGCGCCAACATCGGCCTGATCAGCAGTCTGGCCTCCTACGCGAAGGTGAACAACCTGGGCTTCATCGAGGCCCCGTACCGCCGCGTCGAGAACGGACTGGTCACCAGTGACGTGGTCTACATGACCGCCGACATCGAGGACCGTTACACCGTCGCGCAGGCCAACAGCCCGCTGAACGACGACGGCACCTTCAGTGACGAGCGCGTTCTGGCACGCCGCAAGGGCGATCCCCTCTGGTACACCCCTGAAGAAGTGGACTTCATGGACGTGTCGCCCAAGCAGATCGTTTCGATCAACACCAGCCTGATCCCCTTCCTGGAGCACGACGACGCCAACCGCGCGCTCATGGGTTCCAACATGCAGTCGCAGGCCGTGCCGCTCGTGCGCGCCGACAGCCCCGCCGTGGGCACCGGCGTCGAGAGCCGCGTCGTGACCGACAGCGGCACCAGCGTCGTCAGCGACGTGACCGGCAAGGTCACCTACGTGGACGCCCGCGTCATCCAGATCACCCTGACCGAGGACGCCCCCACGGCGGGCCTGAGCACCGGGAACGTCCGCACCTTCGAGACCGTGCGCTTTACCCGCAGCAACCAGGGCACCAACCTCGACCAGCACCCCATCGTGGATATCGGTGACATGGTCAAGGCCGGGCAGGTCATCGCCGACGGTCCCGCCAGCGACCTGGGCCGCCTCGCGCTCGGTCAGAACATCACCATTGCGATCATGCCCTTCGACGGCTTCAACTTCGAGGATGCCATCTGCATCAGCGAGGGCCTGGTGCGCAAGGACTTCTACACGTCCGTGCACATCGAGAAAGACGAGATCGAGGCGCGTGACACCAAACTCGGGCCCGAAAAGATCACCCGCGACATCCCGGGCCTCTCGGAAGCCGCGCTGCGCGACCTCGACGAGGACGGCATCGTGCGCGTCGGCGCCGAAGTCAAACCCGGCGACATCCTGGTCGGCAAGACCTCCTTCAAGGGTGAAAGCGAACCCACCCCGGAAGAACGCCTGCTGCGCTCGATCTTCGGTGAGAAGGCCCGCGAAGTGAAGGACACCAGCCTGCGCGTGCAGTCCGGCCAGGGCGGCATCGTCGTCAAGACCGTGCGCTTCCGCCGCGGCGACGAGGGCGTGGACCTCAAGCCCGGCGTGCGTGAAATGGTCCGCGTGTACGTGGCCCAGAAACGCCAGCTGCAGGTCGGCGACAAGGTCGCCAACCGCCACGGGAACAAGGGCGTCGTCTCCAAGATCATGGCCCCCGAGGACATGCCCTACCTGGAAGACGGCACCCCCGTCGATCTCGTGTTCAACCCGCTAGGCGTGCCGTCGCGCATGAACCTCGGGCAGATCCTGGAAACCCACCTGGGTGAAGTGGCCCGCCTGACCGGTCAGAAGTTCGAAACCCCCGTGTTCGACTCCGTGACCGAAGCGGCCATCAAGGAAATGCTGGAAGTCGCCGCGGCCGAACGCCTCCAGGCCCGCAAGGACGACGGCTTCGAACTCGACAAGCGCGAGCAGGAAGTCCTCGACCGCGCCGGGAAGGTCGGCGTTGTCGACGCGCCCGGCGGCGATTACGAGCGCGCGCAGATGCAGCTCGCCCGCACCGGCAAGAGCGTGCTGTACGACGGCCGCAGCGGCGAGCCCATCAGCGGCCCGGTCGTGGTCGGCACCATGTACGTCATGAAGCTGTACCACATGGTGGAAGACAAACTGCACGCCCGCAGCACCGGCCCGTACTCCCTGATCACCCAGCAGCCGCTGGGCGGGAAGGCGCAGTTCGGCGGTCAGCGCTTCGGCGAGATGGAAGTGTGGGCGCTCGAAGCGTACGGCGCCGCGCACGTCCTGCAGGAAATGCTCACCATCAAATCCGACGACATCGACGGACGCGACGCCGCGTACCAGAGCATCGTCAAGGGTGAGGAAGTGTCGGGCAGCACCATCCCCGAGTCGTTCAAGGTGCTCGTCAAGGAACTCCACTCGCTGGGCCTGGACGTCGAAGTGCTCGACACGCACGACAAGAACGTCGACATCTTCGAAGGCATGATGCCCAAGCGCTGA